A genomic segment from Sulfolobales archaeon encodes:
- a CDS encoding MFS transporter, whose translation MRIEETLDLEKPSREQLRILWIARVSWMFVAMEIILAAFTLPYFIRIFSLSGVEAGFLASAVLIGDIIGAAIFG comes from the coding sequence TTGAGAATCGAGGAGACACTAGATCTGGAGAAGCCTTCTAGAGAACAGCTCAGAATCCTCTGGATAGCAAGGGTTTCATGGATGTTCGTTGCCATGGAGATAATATTGGCGGCATTCACACTCCCATACTTCATAAGGATCTTCTCCCTCAGCGGTGTCGAAGCCGGTTTCCTAGCCTCTGCTGTTCTAATTGGAGATATAATAGGCGCGGCGATCTTTGG